One part of the Mariniflexile litorale genome encodes these proteins:
- a CDS encoding rubredoxin domain-containing protein: MKESCRLLINGGVLSPGELKYICEAAESLGLDSISFGSRQDIIFPEPVAIEKLKTFDKLQMVVSNNNRSENMVSSYVSSDIFPSTSWLTGDRYLYILEQFKHELKLRVNITDPKQRLVPLFTGHINFIASEHEDYWYLYIRLPDWKKTVMYPALIYSWDLDKVELAIENMLQEEPETVEMIFDLVSDAIDTNNRTVDKPLEVPFYPFPYYEGMNRIGDKYWLGLYWRNNRYDVSFLKAMCELCAENKIGKISITPWKSFIVKGIPLQSKLQWEKFLGKFGINVRHSMLELNWHLPVNDTEALSLKKYLVTNFDQNDISTYGLTFGLTNYASSAYYFTSVVIEKNKQPEALSGFVIRDTYNLLYAKNFDPNTRDYIMHVQDVDKVELPGLLMELSQLYFEQLGTEREETIVKQVKKENSEENVYQCKDCLTIYNEVYGDITQNIAPNTTFESLPDTYECSLCEAPKSSFEKKVLVK, from the coding sequence ATGAAAGAATCGTGTAGATTGCTAATAAATGGCGGTGTATTATCTCCGGGAGAGTTAAAATACATTTGTGAAGCCGCCGAAAGTTTGGGTTTGGATAGTATTTCCTTTGGTTCAAGACAGGATATTATATTCCCCGAACCTGTAGCTATTGAAAAATTAAAGACTTTCGATAAGCTTCAAATGGTGGTTTCAAATAATAATAGGAGTGAAAACATGGTGTCGTCCTATGTGTCATCTGATATTTTCCCTAGTACCTCGTGGCTTACGGGCGACCGGTATTTATATATTTTAGAACAATTTAAACACGAATTAAAATTACGTGTTAATATTACGGACCCGAAACAACGTTTAGTGCCTTTATTTACAGGCCATATTAATTTTATAGCTTCTGAACATGAAGACTATTGGTATCTGTATATCCGGCTTCCCGATTGGAAAAAAACAGTGATGTACCCAGCACTTATCTATAGCTGGGATTTAGATAAAGTGGAGTTGGCTATTGAAAATATGTTGCAGGAAGAACCAGAAACGGTTGAAATGATTTTTGATTTGGTGAGTGATGCCATAGATACCAATAACAGAACCGTAGATAAACCTTTGGAAGTCCCTTTTTACCCCTTTCCTTATTATGAAGGTATGAACCGCATAGGGGACAAGTATTGGTTGGGGTTGTATTGGCGTAATAACCGCTACGATGTGTCGTTTTTAAAAGCCATGTGCGAGTTGTGTGCCGAAAATAAAATTGGAAAAATATCCATTACGCCTTGGAAATCCTTTATAGTGAAGGGGATTCCGTTACAATCAAAATTGCAATGGGAGAAATTCTTGGGTAAATTTGGTATTAATGTGCGCCACTCCATGCTTGAGTTAAATTGGCATTTGCCAGTGAATGATACCGAGGCATTGAGTTTGAAAAAGTACTTGGTGACTAATTTCGACCAGAATGATATTAGTACTTATGGTTTGACCTTTGGGTTGACCAATTATGCGAGTAGCGCTTATTATTTCACCTCGGTGGTGATTGAAAAGAACAAACAACCCGAAGCGTTAAGTGGTTTTGTAATTCGAGATACTTACAATTTATTATACGCTAAAAATTTCGACCCAAATACGCGCGATTACATCATGCATGTACAAGATGTAGATAAAGTGGAATTGCCTGGGTTGTTAATGGAATTGAGTCAGTTGTATTTTGAGCAATTAGGAACCGAGCGAGAAGAAACGATTGTAAAACAGGTGAAAAAAGAAAACTCAGAAGAAAATGTGTATCAATGTAAAGATTGCCTAACTATTTATAATGAAGTGTATGGAGATATCACTCAAAATATTGCACCAAATACCACCTTTGAAAGTCTTCCAGATACATATGAATGTTCCCTTTGTGAAGCACCAAAAAGTAGTTTTGAAAAGAAGGTGTTGGTAAAATAG
- a CDS encoding molybdopterin-dependent oxidoreductase: MFKKEVKTTCSYCGVGCGIVVKTDTNNQVFVEGDKDHPVNHGMLCSKGMNLHYVVNDTSDRILYPEMRWSRSHPRERVSWDDALDRAARVFKSIIKKHGPNSVAFYVSGQSLTEEYYIANKLTKGFLGTNNIDTNSRLCMSSAVVGYKKTFGEDSVPISYEDIELADCFLITGANPAWCHPILFRRIEQHKEKNPEVQIIVVDPRKTDSANFADLHLQLIPGTDVILYNAIARCLYKRGLIDEDFIKNHTEGFTDYKEQIFGTSLKEASRICGVPETDIRKAADMIGLSKGFISMWAMGLNQSVVGTDKNTALLNLSLITGQVGKPGSGPFSLTGQPNAMGGREVGGMANLLAVHKDLQNEEHRREVAQFWGVDSISPKPGLTATEMFDALESGKLKAIWIACTNPLVSLPNTNRIERAMKNAKFVVVQEISHKSDTVAFADLVLPAAGWLEKEGTMTNSERRISYLPKEINAPGEARPDVEIFCDFAQRMGFRGFNFNSAEEIYDEYASMTKGTKMDVSFLNYDRLKNEGTFQWPVPEYRHVGTPRLFEDKKFYTPSQKAIFNVAKSIVNTSLLPNEDYPLVLTTGRVRDQWHTMTKTGKVSRLKTHYPTPVLEINPVDAFLNKLKDGDITEIKSENGVVRVRAKVTENIVKGCVFLPMHWGKQLQSDLNRANNLTNTHVDPVSKEPDFKFTRVSVSKYKKPVEKIIIVGAGAAAFRFVQNYRESNEVDEIHVFSKEPHLFYNRVLLPEYVTEELSWEQLLKIKQKELKKLNIKLYPETSITKIDSNAKIVTDTNGVQHSFNKLILATGSRSFIPKDVQIDLPGRFTMRNKNDADTFKAYLEATGLPPEEQHIVIVGGGLLGLELAAAMKHKNVKITIIQRASRLMERQLDKISSKLLALDVQERGIQIYFDNEVSTVFDDEDTGELNITLKSGKFITANAIVYAIGTIPNIEIARENGIVCSRGVKVNQHLQSSNPDIFAIGEIAEFNNQLFGITSAAEEQAGILANFIAGDISCAYNGSVLMNILKFNDLNLCSIGEINVPENDDSYEEIIFTDISKRYYKKCIVKDDLLIGAVLMGDKNEFAEFKTMIESKIEMSDKRNTLLRGSSNDVPVIGKLVCSCSQVGAGNIEEAIQGGCTNFTELCNKTGAGLGCGSCKTEVKEILNNTKVLA; the protein is encoded by the coding sequence ATGTTTAAGAAGGAAGTAAAAACAACGTGTTCGTATTGTGGGGTTGGTTGTGGTATTGTTGTTAAAACAGACACGAACAATCAGGTTTTTGTGGAAGGGGATAAAGACCATCCTGTAAACCACGGCATGCTTTGTTCTAAAGGCATGAACTTACATTACGTAGTTAATGATACTTCCGATAGAATTTTATATCCTGAAATGCGTTGGAGCCGTTCGCACCCCCGTGAGCGTGTGAGTTGGGACGATGCTTTAGACCGTGCGGCGCGTGTTTTTAAATCGATTATTAAAAAACATGGTCCAAATAGTGTGGCTTTTTATGTGTCTGGACAAAGTTTAACCGAAGAATATTACATTGCCAACAAACTTACTAAAGGCTTTTTAGGAACGAATAATATTGATACGAATTCGCGTTTATGTATGAGTTCGGCAGTAGTAGGGTATAAGAAAACCTTTGGAGAAGATAGTGTGCCTATTTCGTATGAAGATATTGAGTTGGCGGATTGCTTTTTAATTACCGGGGCCAACCCTGCGTGGTGCCACCCGATTCTTTTTAGACGTATTGAACAACACAAGGAGAAAAACCCCGAGGTTCAAATTATTGTGGTGGATCCACGAAAAACGGATTCGGCTAATTTTGCCGATTTACACCTGCAGTTAATACCAGGAACCGATGTGATTTTATACAACGCCATTGCGAGATGCTTGTATAAACGCGGTTTAATTGATGAAGATTTTATAAAAAACCATACCGAAGGATTTACAGATTATAAAGAACAGATTTTTGGAACCTCGCTTAAAGAAGCGTCCAGAATATGTGGGGTTCCAGAAACTGATATTCGAAAAGCAGCCGATATGATTGGCTTATCGAAAGGGTTTATAAGTATGTGGGCGATGGGACTTAACCAAAGTGTGGTGGGCACCGATAAAAACACCGCTTTATTAAATTTATCTTTAATTACAGGACAAGTTGGAAAACCGGGTTCGGGGCCGTTTTCGTTAACGGGACAGCCGAATGCGATGGGCGGACGTGAAGTAGGCGGGATGGCAAATCTTTTGGCGGTTCATAAAGATTTACAGAATGAAGAACATCGGCGGGAGGTGGCTCAGTTTTGGGGCGTTGATAGTATTTCACCCAAACCAGGGTTAACAGCCACCGAAATGTTTGATGCTTTAGAGTCTGGAAAACTAAAAGCTATTTGGATTGCCTGTACCAACCCATTGGTGAGTTTACCCAATACGAACCGCATTGAACGGGCTATGAAAAATGCGAAGTTTGTGGTGGTTCAAGAGATTTCTCATAAATCGGATACCGTGGCTTTTGCCGATTTGGTGCTTCCTGCTGCTGGCTGGTTGGAAAAAGAAGGGACGATGACGAACTCTGAGCGTCGTATTTCCTATTTACCAAAAGAAATTAACGCACCAGGAGAGGCGAGACCCGATGTAGAAATTTTCTGTGATTTTGCACAGCGCATGGGTTTCCGAGGTTTTAACTTCAACAGTGCCGAAGAAATATATGATGAGTATGCTTCCATGACGAAGGGTACAAAAATGGATGTTTCCTTTTTAAATTACGATCGATTAAAGAATGAAGGCACCTTCCAATGGCCTGTACCAGAGTATAGGCATGTAGGGACACCCCGACTTTTTGAAGATAAAAAATTCTATACGCCCTCGCAAAAAGCGATTTTTAATGTGGCGAAAAGTATTGTAAATACCTCGTTATTGCCCAATGAAGACTATCCGTTGGTTTTAACAACAGGTAGAGTGCGCGACCAATGGCATACCATGACTAAAACCGGTAAAGTGTCGCGTTTAAAAACGCATTATCCAACCCCTGTTTTGGAAATAAACCCGGTGGATGCTTTTTTGAACAAACTAAAAGATGGCGATATTACCGAAATTAAAAGTGAAAATGGTGTGGTTCGCGTGCGCGCCAAAGTTACCGAGAACATTGTAAAAGGCTGTGTGTTTTTACCCATGCATTGGGGAAAACAGTTGCAAAGCGATTTAAATAGAGCCAATAATTTAACCAACACACATGTAGATCCTGTTTCTAAAGAACCTGATTTTAAATTTACCCGGGTATCGGTTTCAAAATATAAAAAACCAGTCGAAAAAATAATTATTGTGGGAGCAGGCGCTGCAGCATTTCGATTTGTTCAAAATTATAGAGAATCGAATGAGGTTGATGAAATTCACGTATTTTCAAAAGAACCGCATTTATTCTATAACCGCGTATTACTGCCAGAGTATGTTACCGAAGAATTATCATGGGAACAACTTCTTAAAATAAAACAAAAGGAATTAAAGAAATTAAATATTAAACTGTATCCTGAAACGTCTATTACCAAGATTGATTCGAATGCCAAAATTGTTACCGATACAAATGGCGTGCAACACAGCTTTAATAAGCTTATTTTAGCAACGGGAAGCCGTTCTTTTATTCCTAAAGACGTACAAATAGATTTGCCAGGGCGTTTTACCATGCGTAATAAAAATGATGCCGACACCTTTAAAGCCTATTTAGAAGCTACAGGTTTGCCGCCAGAAGAACAGCACATTGTTATTGTAGGTGGTGGCTTGTTGGGCTTGGAGTTGGCAGCAGCCATGAAGCATAAAAACGTAAAAATCACGATTATTCAACGTGCTTCACGACTTATGGAACGTCAGTTAGACAAGATTTCTAGTAAATTATTGGCTTTAGATGTGCAAGAGCGTGGCATTCAAATTTACTTTGATAATGAAGTAAGCACGGTGTTTGATGATGAAGATACGGGCGAATTAAACATTACCCTTAAGAGTGGTAAATTTATAACTGCCAATGCCATTGTGTATGCTATTGGCACCATTCCTAATATAGAAATTGCCAGAGAAAACGGTATTGTTTGCAGTCGTGGGGTGAAGGTGAATCAGCATTTACAGTCTTCAAACCCCGATATTTTTGCTATTGGAGAAATTGCTGAATTTAACAATCAGTTATTCGGAATTACCTCGGCTGCGGAAGAACAAGCAGGTATCTTAGCCAACTTTATTGCCGGCGATATTAGTTGTGCTTATAACGGTTCGGTGTTGATGAATATTTTAAAATTCAACGACCTGAATTTGTGTAGTATTGGGGAGATTAATGTCCCGGAAAACGACGATTCTTATGAAGAAATTATTTTCACAGACATCTCCAAACGCTATTATAAAAAGTGTATTGTTAAAGACGATTTGTTGATTGGGGCTGTTTTAATGGGTGACAAAAATGAGTTTGCGGAATTTAAAACCATGATTGAGAGCAAGATTGAAATGTCTGATAAACGAAATACCTTATTACGAGGTTCGTCAAACGATGTGCCCGTTATTGGAAAATTAGTCTGTTCCTGCAGTCAAGTGGGTGCAGGAAATATTGAAGAAGCTATACAAGGTGGCTGTACCAATTTTACAGAACTGTGTAATAAAACAGGTGCAGGTTTGGGCTGTGGTAGTTGTAAAACAGAGGTAAAGGAAATTCTAAATAACACCAAGGTATTGGCTTAA